The genomic DNA TCTGTTTGTTGGGGAGAATCTGCTTCTGCTGTGGCTTCTGCTGCGGCTTTTCCGGCTATTGGATCATGAGGTGGATTATAGGTTGGATCGTGGGCTGGATTATAGGTTGGATCGTGGGCTGGGTCATGGGCTGTTAAATCATGGGCTTCAGCCATCCCTTGAGGCACGTTTTGAGATAAACCGTTCCCTGCCGAGCCATTACCTGCCGAGCCATTACCTGCCAAACCATGACTTGAGGACGTAGAGCGGTACAGTCGATCGGTCATAGCATCCCCATCTCACGCTGGACAGTAATCCACAAATCGTGACCCGCCTCCCCCGTCTGAGGCAGTTCCAAACGCTGTCGCATCTCTTGTACGAGATTGGCTAACTGGGGAGGGTCGATTTCAGGCATAGGGCACGACATCACCATTTTAAGTAGACATACCACGTGATATGTCCCCTCCTCTTCTGCCTCAAGACACAAAAGCTTGCTCAGCAGGTATGGCGACTGTATTGTGAGAACTGTATTGTGAGAACTGTGGGTTAACTTGCAACAACTGCTGCCATCCACTTTTCAACAGCTTTGGGGTCCTGAAGCAATTGGGCTTGCATTTGCTGCGCCTGCTCTCCAGGATAGACATCCTCCACTTCATCAATCACAGCCTGAAGAGCTGCCCGTACCACTTCCTCCGGGGCAACTTTGGGCGGTGGAAAATTCTTACTCATCCCGGTGTCCACGGTTCCAGGCATCACCCCAACCACCAGCGTTTTTTGTGAGGCAAGCTCAGCCCGAATTCCCTGCGTTACCAGTAGTGCTGCTGCTTTAGACGCGCAGTAAGAGGCATTCAAGGGGAAATTAACCTTTGCCAGCATGGTGAGCATATTGACGATGCACGATGTCGTGCCGCCAGAGACGATCGCCTCACGTCCATTCGCTTTCAGCACTGGAGCAAACGCCAGAGACATTCGCAGTGTCCCCAGGTAATTGACTTCAATCTCCGATCGCACCTTGTCAAAATTAATCTCTGCAACCAATCGCTGATTGAATCCCACCCCGGCATTGTTAATCAGGAGATTCACATCTGAACATGACTCAGCGGCTGCTTTAACCGAAACTTCATCCGTGATATCGAGTGGAATTGGAATAATGCGATCGGGATCTGTTGCTGCAATATCTTTCAAGCTATCTGGATTACGTGCCCCCGCATAAATGCGATTTGCTCCTGCCGCCTGTAGACCCTGAATGTAGTATTGCCCGATACCACCGTTTGCCCCTGTCACTAATGCGATCGAACCTTGAACTTGCATGGTGTCTTATCCTTGTGAAGTTTGTCATTCGTCATAGAGATTTGCCATTGGAGATTTGTCACTTCACGTAATCCGGATCAATGACCTATGACCAGTGACCATGTTCAGGGTATACTCCTACTCACTTTTTCGGAAGTACTTACTTTTTTGTAAGCTCTCGTGTGAAATGGGAAAGTAACGTAGATGACCAATGAGCTGACTCAGGGCACTGTGTTTGTACAAGCGACGTTGAAAGTGCTGGGTGGAAAGTGGAAAATTCTGATTTTGTGGCATCTTAAGGACGAGCAGAAACGATTCAGCGAACTCAAACGGCTAATGCCGGAGATCACAGAAAAGATGCTCATTCAACAGCTGAGAGAATTAGAAAAAGACGGCGTTGTGAATCGCACCGTTCATGCAAACGTGCCGCCTAAAGTAGAATACTCGTTTACAGAATACGGTCTAACTCTAAAGCCTGTTCTGCAAGCCCTTTGTAATTGGGGCGAAAATCACTTGAAGCGTAGTTAGGAAAGTAGCTGAGAAAAGTAACTGAGAAAAGTAGCTGAGAAAAGTAGCTGAGAAAAGTAGCTGAGAAAAGTAGCTGAGAAAAGTAGCTGAGAAAAGTAGCTGAGGAATCTGAGTCCCTGAATCGCCCTCGAAATGAAGTTCTCGTCCCTATCCAGCAGCTTGTCTGGATTAATCGGATGGTGGACGTACAGCATTGCAAAGTGTGCGATCGCTCTGCACAACCGCCAAGGGCAGATCGCCCTGATTTGCTGCCTGACTTGCTGCCTGTTGCCGATGGTTTAGATAGTCGCTGAGAAGATTGCAGCCTCTAGAAAGCAGTGGATCGAATGCTTCTAGCCGCCAGAGTTTGGCAGTGCCGTCATCGGATGCGGTTGCGACCAGCTTGCTGTCTGGGCTAAAGGTGACTCTGCGGACGATCGCGTTAGGATGGGCGATCCATTCTGCTGCCTGCTGCTGAATCTGCAAATTCCACAGTTGAGCGTTGCCGAAATTATCGCCGCTGGCTAAAAACTTGCCGTCCGGGCTAAATGCCACTGAGTTGACTTCGGCATCGTAAAGCTGGAAGAGATGACTTTGGCGGCGGTTCTGCAAATCCCAGAGGCGGATCGTGCCATCCTGACCAGAACTGGCAAGCCGCTTTCCGTCTGGACTAAACGCCACGCTATAAGCCGAGCCGAGATGTCCTCCAAGTGCGACGAGGGGCTGACCCTGCAAGTCCCAAAGCCGAACAACGCCATCCTGTCCTGCACTGGCGATCTGCTGTCCATCGGGGCTGAATGCCACTTGCCAGACTCGCTGCTGATCTGCCCTCCAGTTCGCTAATGGCTGTCCCTGTACACTCCACCGCCGAATCGAGCCATCGTCTGCCGAACTGATAATCTGCTGTCCATCGGGACTGAACTGGACGCTTCTCACCAATCCCTGATGTCCCTCCAGTGCGATCGCGGGCTGCTCGGAACCTGTCCAGAGGCGAACGGTTTGTCCCTGGGCACTGGCGATCTGCTGTCCGTTGGGGTGGAAGGCGATCGATCGAACCGCGCCTAAATCTCCCGTGACCGTCGCCAGGGATTCTCCCTGCAAATTCCAGAGCCGAATCGTAGCATCTTCACCGCTGGTTACAAGCTGCTGCCCGTTAGGACGATTAGCGGGACTGAATTGAATTGCCTGCACCGAGCCTTGGTGTCCTTTTAGCGTGACCTGCTGCTGCCCCTGCAAATCCCACAGGCGCACGGTTCCATCATCGCCGCTGCTGACGATCCGCTGTCCATCTGCGCTAAAACTTACCGATCGCGCGGGTCCTGCGTGTCCCTGAAAAACGGCGATCGCTTGACCTGTCCTGCTCCAGAGCCAAACTCTGCTATCTCCGGCAGCGCTGGTTAGGCGGGTTCCGTCTGGGCTGAAAGCAACGTTCCAGATCTGGCGTTGATGTCCTGGTAAATTGGCTAACCGCTGTCCCTGCAAGTCCCACAGGCTTAAGTAGCCGTTATCGCCTCCCACCGCCAGAATTTGTCCATCGGGGCTGAAGCGAATAGTGTGGAGGTCGTCTTCTCCTGCTGGAACGGTTTTGAGTAAATTGCCCTGCAAATCCCACAGGCGGAAGGTTTTATCCTCGGCGGCACTGGCGATCGTTTGGCTATCGGGGCTGAAGGCGACCGACCACACATCCTGTTCATGTCCGCTAAACACACGAGACGATCGATCCTGGAGGTTCCACAGGCGCACGGTGCGATCGCGTCCTGAGCTGGCAAGCCACCGACCATTTGGACTGAAGCTCAGCCCCTTGACCATATCCGTGTGTCCCTGCAATTGCGCCAGGAGGTTTCCCTGCAAGTCCCAGAGGCGAACCGTGCTATCCCCCCCGGCAGTGGCAATCGTTTGGCTATCCGGGCTGAAGCTGACGTTGAGAATGTGCCCCTGACCCGAATCCCATTCCGTTTGTTTTTGCCCCTGCCAGTTCCACACGACGACTCTGCCATCCTCCCCGGCACTGGCGATTAGCCTTCCATTGGGGCTGGCGATACTTCTGGCAATGCCCTGGGATGCATCCAGCCGATTGCGTTCCTGAACGGAAAAGATAGCCTTTTGCAGCGATCCCTGGACTTCCTGCTGGAGACGATCGCTGGGCTGGAAGACTTGCAGCAGCGGGTGATTGAAGGAATGGGCAGCTCGCAGGGCATCGAGAAACGCATTGAGGGACTGTCCGGCGCGAAAGTTGGCTTCTGCCGATTCTCTGGAGGCTTGGATTTGATTAATCAATGCACTTCGCTGTCCAATCAAGGCGATCGCCGTTAATCCGCTCAGTCCTGCGATGACGCTAATCACAATTCGCCAGCGCCAGCTGACATTGCGGCGTTTTTGCAGCACGCTTTCCCGCACAAATTCGCCTTCGATCTGGTTAAACCAGAGGTCGTTGGCATGGAGTTCCTGGTCTAGCACGCTCAGATAGGGATTGCTGTCCCAGAGGAAGTGGGTGGGTTTGTCTCCGGGGCGATCCGCTTTTGGCTGCTGGGATGCAGTGCGGCGAGCAAGATGCTGGAATTCTCGCAATAGATGAGCCGAAATTTGCGCTGCGGTGGTTTCGATCGTGAGAAGCTGTCGATCGATCCAGTTTCCCAGGGGAGCCGCTTTTTCTAAAACACCTTTGGGCTGTTCGCGGTGCTGATTTCTCACCTGTGCCCACTCGAATGCCGCCGGAGTGAGTCGCCGCTGCAAAATCAGTTTCTCTTCTTCCTCTTTTTTCCAGGTCAGCAGTTTTTGCCAGCCTCGCACCAGCGCATCGTGGGCAGGTTCAATGTAAGGGATATTCTCCGCATCCGTGCCTCGCACCAGCAGACGGGCAGATGAAAAGCGATCGATCGCCGTTTGAACTCTGGTATTTTCTGGTTCCGGATACCTTAGTTCCGCTTCGGGGACTCGCCTTCTTGCCAGTTCACTGCCCACGGCGACTAAGCGCAGCATCACATGACGAATGGTTTGTGCGTAGGCGCGATCGCTTTCCACTAACGCATCGTAGATTTCATCGGCTCGGCGGGTGAGGGATTGGGTAACGCCGCCCAGATCGTCGTAGTCTGCCCAGGTCATCGATCGATCGACGGGATCGCCTGTAATCTGCGCGTCCTGGTAGCGGCGGGCGAGTTTGAGATACAGTTCGCTCAGGGTAAACGACAGCAGCGGTAACGCTCCTGGCATTCCTGCGACTTCATCAATAAGCCGATTGACCAGATCGCCTCGCGGCTCGGAGGACTCAAAATACACGACCTTTGCCGACGCGGGTTCCTCGATTACTGCCTGCAATTCGTCGCGGGTCATGGGAGGAACGACAAACCGACCTGCCTGCCATTGCGGTTCCAGGGGGGTGTTTCTAAACTGGGGTTCAAAGTCCGATCGCAGCGTCATGACCAGATGTACTGCCTGAATTTCCAGTAAGGCTGCCAGTACCGCGAGAAACTGCTGTCTTTCCGATTCTTGCTGACAAAGGGTAATTAGCTCCTCCAGTTGATCGATCACCAGCAACAGTTGGGTCTGCGGATGGGATTGGCTCCAGGCGGCGATCGTTTCTTTGATGGCGGTTGGGTCGGGCGTTTCTGAGGAACCGATAATTTCTTCCTGGAGCAGGCTGTTCAGACTGTTCACCAAACCATTCAGCGGCGATTCTCCGGGGCGAAGTGGCGGCAGGATTTTCCAGGACGACTGTTTGCACGGATGATGCTGAGGTTTGAGGCGATCGAGGTGGGGAATTAATCCGGCTTTGACTAAGCTCGACTTCCCCGAACCGGACGCACCCAGAACGATGGTCAACGGACGATCGCTCACGGCATCGCAAAGCGTTTCGATCAGGGCAGTGCGACCAAAAAAGAGGGCGCTATCCTGGACTTCGTAGGATTTTAAGCCGCGATAGGGGTTATTTGCCTCCAGCTCATCCAGGGAGGGGGCGGCAGGCAGGTTAAGTGGATGACCGGGGGGAAGGAAAATGAATTCGCCTTTGTCGTGCTGCTTTAGGCACCAGATTTGCGGCGTTTGACGGTGGTGGCGATGATCGGTTGGAACTTCGATCGCGTCTCGCAGGTACAGGTAGAGTTCGGTGGCGGTAATGATGCCATCGCCTGCGGGTTTTCCGGAACGGGAGGGCGGATAAATATCGGCTGCGCCTCGAAGTGCGTCAACCAGGGCGGCGGCAAAGGGGGAATGTTGGGTGTCCTGGGGGGCGGTTCCTCGATCGTTTCTCAGCTCCAGATTGTCCAGCGCATATTGATCGGATGCGGCAGAGGTAATCACCTGCCAGGCGGGATCTTGAATGAAGCGATCGTAGCGTTCTTTGTGAATGGTTTGGGGAATGGCAACCAGTTTGCGAGTGCTTGACCAGCGAAACGCGCCTGCAAAACAGCAGTCTAAAATCACGAGGCAATGGCGGCAGGCAAGCTGACTGAGGGCGGCTTCAACTTCCTGCATAGAAAGGTAGGTGGAGGCATCTCCCAGTCGGGCAT from Leptolyngbya ohadii IS1 includes the following:
- a CDS encoding SDR family NAD(P)-dependent oxidoreductase — encoded protein: MQVQGSIALVTGANGGIGQYYIQGLQAAGANRIYAGARNPDSLKDIAATDPDRIIPIPLDITDEVSVKAAAESCSDVNLLINNAGVGFNQRLVAEINFDKVRSEIEVNYLGTLRMSLAFAPVLKANGREAIVSGGTTSCIVNMLTMLAKVNFPLNASYCASKAAALLVTQGIRAELASQKTLVVGVMPGTVDTGMSKNFPPPKVAPEEVVRAALQAVIDEVEDVYPGEQAQQMQAQLLQDPKAVEKWMAAVVAS
- a CDS encoding winged helix-turn-helix transcriptional regulator; translation: MTNELTQGTVFVQATLKVLGGKWKILILWHLKDEQKRFSELKRLMPEITEKMLIQQLRELEKDGVVNRTVHANVPPKVEYSFTEYGLTLKPVLQALCNWGENHLKRS
- a CDS encoding nSTAND1 domain-containing NTPase, producing the protein MGTPEFRLNLAVVIGINHYQNGIPPLGTARSDAEAIAEILQSEYQYQVTLITDATHPSPTRQNLKHWLEVELPAAVTQVTPSRLLFYFAGHGIALNGDEGPQGYLIPQDARLGDASTYLSMQEVEAALSQLACRHCLVILDCCFAGAFRWSSTRKLVAIPQTIHKERYDRFIQDPAWQVITSAASDQYALDNLELRNDRGTAPQDTQHSPFAAALVDALRGAADIYPPSRSGKPAGDGIITATELYLYLRDAIEVPTDHRHHRQTPQIWCLKQHDKGEFIFLPPGHPLNLPAAPSLDELEANNPYRGLKSYEVQDSALFFGRTALIETLCDAVSDRPLTIVLGASGSGKSSLVKAGLIPHLDRLKPQHHPCKQSSWKILPPLRPGESPLNGLVNSLNSLLQEEIIGSSETPDPTAIKETIAAWSQSHPQTQLLLVIDQLEELITLCQQESERQQFLAVLAALLEIQAVHLVMTLRSDFEPQFRNTPLEPQWQAGRFVVPPMTRDELQAVIEEPASAKVVYFESSEPRGDLVNRLIDEVAGMPGALPLLSFTLSELYLKLARRYQDAQITGDPVDRSMTWADYDDLGGVTQSLTRRADEIYDALVESDRAYAQTIRHVMLRLVAVGSELARRRVPEAELRYPEPENTRVQTAIDRFSSARLLVRGTDAENIPYIEPAHDALVRGWQKLLTWKKEEEEKLILQRRLTPAAFEWAQVRNQHREQPKGVLEKAAPLGNWIDRQLLTIETTAAQISAHLLREFQHLARRTASQQPKADRPGDKPTHFLWDSNPYLSVLDQELHANDLWFNQIEGEFVRESVLQKRRNVSWRWRIVISVIAGLSGLTAIALIGQRSALINQIQASRESAEANFRAGQSLNAFLDALRAAHSFNHPLLQVFQPSDRLQQEVQGSLQKAIFSVQERNRLDASQGIARSIASPNGRLIASAGEDGRVVVWNWQGQKQTEWDSGQGHILNVSFSPDSQTIATAGGDSTVRLWDLQGNLLAQLQGHTDMVKGLSFSPNGRWLASSGRDRTVRLWNLQDRSSRVFSGHEQDVWSVAFSPDSQTIASAAEDKTFRLWDLQGNLLKTVPAGEDDLHTIRFSPDGQILAVGGDNGYLSLWDLQGQRLANLPGHQRQIWNVAFSPDGTRLTSAAGDSRVWLWSRTGQAIAVFQGHAGPARSVSFSADGQRIVSSGDDGTVRLWDLQGQQQVTLKGHQGSVQAIQFSPANRPNGQQLVTSGEDATIRLWNLQGESLATVTGDLGAVRSIAFHPNGQQIASAQGQTVRLWTGSEQPAIALEGHQGLVRSVQFSPDGQQIISSADDGSIRRWSVQGQPLANWRADQQRVWQVAFSPDGQQIASAGQDGVVRLWDLQGQPLVALGGHLGSAYSVAFSPDGKRLASSGQDGTIRLWDLQNRRQSHLFQLYDAEVNSVAFSPDGKFLASGDNFGNAQLWNLQIQQQAAEWIAHPNAIVRRVTFSPDSKLVATASDDGTAKLWRLEAFDPLLSRGCNLLSDYLNHRQQAASQAANQGDLPLAVVQSDRTLCNAVRPPSD